One stretch of Streptomyces sp. A2-16 DNA includes these proteins:
- a CDS encoding amidohydrolase yields MRGSAPTLVLTGGQVLTVDRDFTVTEGVAVRGRDIVATGSDSEMRALAGPGTRVVELAGRTVLPGLNDSHLHGAAYGMTKPPFAIDVGHPTVSSIADIAAAVRTAASAARPGEWIIGLGWDPGYLTECLADPRRFPHRRDLDAVAPHHPVCLTDFSSHMVWANSEALRRCGIDAGSTPPPGGVIDRDAHAEPTGILREAAQQLLQASLPTPTIAQRRLAVQGVVRELHARGITSYTEPGLGPGGAGTLFGGLATDNWTAYAELVAAGELDARVSVLLLPAPMGGSADDLRKGLEELRRPTSADARRLNAIGVKIFADGVPPNRTAWMNEPYPEGGHGALCVHGDTPALQVEELRDMIGVAHRAGFQLGVHVTGDRAIDTVVDAFVAAHTAAPRPDARHYVIHGDFIGADSLAKLAAHGYGVNMNPAIKWTISDLMDEVVGPERSAYQWPVRTAIEAGVRVCASSDAPITEPDWRQGVAAMMLRESRASGRTSGPEQRVTLAEALRAYTATPAWQDFADDWKGTVEPGKVADLCVLDRPLLDLDPHGITDVQVDLTVFDGTVVHER; encoded by the coding sequence ATGCGCGGATCCGCGCCCACGCTCGTTCTGACCGGCGGTCAGGTCCTCACCGTCGACCGCGACTTCACGGTCACCGAGGGCGTCGCCGTACGCGGACGGGACATCGTCGCCACGGGCAGCGACAGCGAGATGCGCGCCCTGGCCGGCCCCGGCACGCGGGTCGTCGAACTCGCCGGCCGCACCGTGCTCCCCGGCCTCAACGACTCCCATCTGCACGGCGCCGCCTACGGCATGACCAAGCCGCCCTTCGCCATCGACGTCGGCCACCCCACCGTGAGCTCGATCGCCGACATCGCCGCGGCGGTACGCACGGCGGCATCCGCGGCCCGCCCGGGGGAGTGGATCATCGGGCTGGGCTGGGACCCCGGCTACCTCACCGAATGCCTCGCCGACCCGCGCCGCTTCCCGCACCGCCGCGACCTGGACGCCGTCGCCCCGCACCACCCGGTGTGCCTCACCGACTTCTCCTCCCACATGGTGTGGGCCAACAGCGAGGCCCTGCGCCGGTGCGGCATCGACGCGGGCAGCACACCTCCACCGGGCGGAGTCATCGACCGCGACGCCCACGCGGAGCCCACCGGTATCCTGCGCGAGGCCGCCCAGCAACTCCTCCAGGCCTCCCTCCCCACCCCGACGATCGCCCAGCGCCGCCTGGCCGTCCAGGGCGTGGTGCGCGAACTGCACGCACGCGGCATCACCAGCTACACCGAGCCCGGCCTCGGCCCCGGCGGCGCCGGCACCCTGTTCGGCGGCCTGGCCACCGACAACTGGACGGCGTACGCCGAACTCGTCGCGGCAGGCGAACTCGACGCCCGCGTCAGCGTGTTGCTGCTGCCCGCCCCCATGGGCGGCTCCGCCGACGACCTGCGCAAGGGCCTGGAGGAACTGCGCCGCCCCACCTCGGCCGACGCCCGCCGGCTGAACGCCATCGGCGTCAAGATCTTCGCCGACGGGGTGCCGCCGAACCGTACGGCCTGGATGAACGAGCCCTACCCGGAGGGCGGCCACGGCGCCCTGTGCGTGCACGGCGACACCCCCGCACTCCAGGTGGAGGAACTGCGCGACATGATCGGCGTCGCGCACCGGGCCGGCTTCCAGCTCGGCGTGCACGTCACCGGCGACCGCGCCATCGACACCGTGGTGGACGCCTTCGTCGCCGCGCACACCGCCGCGCCCCGCCCCGACGCCCGGCACTACGTCATCCACGGTGACTTCATCGGCGCCGACAGCCTGGCGAAGCTGGCCGCGCACGGCTACGGCGTCAACATGAACCCGGCCATCAAGTGGACGATCTCCGATCTGATGGACGAGGTCGTGGGCCCGGAGCGCTCCGCCTACCAGTGGCCGGTACGGACCGCGATCGAGGCCGGGGTCCGCGTGTGCGCGAGCTCGGACGCGCCCATCACGGAACCCGACTGGAGGCAGGGCGTCGCCGCGATGATGCTGCGCGAGTCCCGGGCCAGCGGCCGCACGAGCGGTCCCGAACAGCGGGTGACCCTCGCCGAGGCCCTGCGCGCCTACACCGCCACTCCCGCGTGGCAGGACTTCGCCGACGACTGGAAGGGCACCGTCGAGCCCGGCAAGGTCGCCGACCTGTGCGTCCTGGACCGCCCGCTCCTGGACCTGGACCCGCACGGCATCACCGACGTACAGGTCGACCTCACCGTCTTCGACGGCACGGTCGTCCACGAACGCTGA